The Gammaproteobacteria bacterium nucleotide sequence ACTGCCGTAAAAGAGCAGTATGAGCAGAAACGCCGTGCGGTAGAACGCCAGGTGCGCAGCGTATTTCTGGAGGTCACCGCCGCCATCAGCCAAGTAAGCGCGCTTCAGCAAGCGCTTATCTCAAGCCAGAGCGCTCTTGAAGCCAGTGAAGCCGGCCTGGAGGTGGGTACCCGCACCACTGTCGACGTTTTAAATGCCCGCCGCGAGCTCTTCCGCGCAAAAAGTAACCTATCACAAGCCAAATACGGTTTTATCATCAGCACGCTAACACTGAAACAAGCCGCAGGCGTACTCAATGAAGAGGATATCCAGACCGTCAATCGCTGGTTGCGTTAACCCGATTATGGCCAATAGGTTTCGACGCGATGACCATTGCGCACATCGAAGTGTAGCCATGAGACGCCCAGCTCGACACTCTGGATATACTGGTAAACCGGCTCATCCAATCGCGTTAGAATATCCTCACGCACTTCATCCACCGTCACCGCACCAAAAAGGCAGTCGGCAGCACGCCCAAAACTGTGCTGACTATAGCGGCTATAAAACGGGCTATCAGGCGTTCGCAAACCACTCCACTCCCGCTCACCACCCCAGAACCAATTATTCACCGTGACCGGACCATAGCGCTTGCGAAGCCGATCAAGCGTTACCAAAAGACGCTCATCCAGCAACGCCCACCCCTTCTCTCCACGCTGCTGATACACGACCCTTGGCAGCAGTTCGTGAAGTGCAAAATGTTGACACTGATACATCGCAATACGCCTCCATGACATTTAGCCTGAATGATACTCTAACCCTCCATTTCAAGTCGCCGTAAAAAAGAGGTAGACTGGTCTAAAATTCGTATCACACAGGTATCACTCCTTGTCTCAAAAAAGCAACCCACCCGAGTTCATCGCCGCTATCGACCTAGGTTCCAATAGCTTTCATATGATTGTAGCGCGACTGCACAATGGTCAATTGATAGTCATCGATAAACTACGTGAAATGGTTCGCCTGGCTGAAGGTATTAGCTGCGAAGGTGAGTTAAGAGCAGATGTTGCACAGCGGGCTATCGACTGCCTAAAGCGCTTTGGTCAACGGCTACACGACTTCCCCTCCGGTAGTGTACGTGCTGTGGGTACCAATACGTTGCGCAATGCCAGTCAAGCGGGAGATTTTATTTTGCGCGCTGAAGAGGCGCTTGGCCATCCGATTGATATTATCACCGGTGTCGAGGAGGCGCGCCTCATCTATCTGGGTGTTTCGCATGGTATCGCCGAAGATAGCAGCCAGCGATTGGTCATGGATATTGGTGGTGGTAGCACCGAGTTGATTGTGGGAAAAGCATTTGCCCCCCGTTATATGGAAAGCCTGGAGATGGGCTGTGTATCCATCACCCAGCAGTTCTTCCCCGAGGGAAAAATCAATGAAAAACGTATCAATAAAGCACTGTTAGCCGCCAGCCTTGAGGTGGCCCCACACAAGAAAGTACTTAAACAGTTAGGTTGGAAGCAGGCCATTGGCGCATCAGGTACGATCCGCGCAACACGCGCCGTGTTGTTGGAAAATGGCTGGAGCCATGAAGGTATTCCGATCGAAGGGCTGCGCAGCTTGGTGGAAAAACTCGCCACATTCGAACAGATTGATGAAATCTCACTTCCCGGCCTCACCGCCGAGCGTGCACCGGTCTTTCTCGGCGGGGTGCTGGTACTGCTTGCCACTTTTGAAAAGCTGCATATAGAGCGCATGATCGTCTCCGACTGCGCCTTGCGTGAGGGGCTGCTTCACGATCTGCAGGGGCGTATTGAACATGAAGATACCCGCGCCTACAGTGTCACTAATATGGTTGATCGCTATCACATTGATCAGGAGCAGGCCAAGCGTGTCACGCAATCAGCGCTCTACATATTCAAACAACTCAGTGAAAGCTGGTCACTGGACAAAGCCAACCACCCTGACTGGATTAACTGGGCCGCCCAGCTCCATGAGATTGGCCTCGACATCGCACATAAACACTACCACCTGCACGGTGCCTATATCATTGAGCACTCAGATCTGGCGGGGTTCAGCCAGCAAGAGCAACGTAAACTGGCACTACTGATCCGCCTGCATCGCCGCAAATTCCAACCCTCGCTGATCACAAAACTACCCCAGCGCTGGCAAAAAAGCACCGCTCAGATGGCGATTATTTTACGTCTCGCCTTCATTCTTAACCGCAGCCGCAACAGCGAGCCTGCAGCCGACTTCACACTCAAGGGTAAAGAGAACAGCCTGCACATCAGCTTCCCAAAAAAGTGGCTTGAGCAACACCCGCTTACCCAGGCAGATCTGGAGCAAGAGGCGCTCTATTTGGACAAAACAGGATTCACGTTAGAGTACCAATAGCCAGATCGAGTGATCTACACCACATCCGCCTTCTTCTCCAGCAAACTCTGCTGAATAGAAAACGGCGACTCTCCTTTTGCAGGCTTGACCTTTTCATAGCTTGCATCACGCATCAGCCTCCATGCCTGCTGGTTATCCTTAAGGTAGCCATTAAGGTCTTTAATAATACGCTCTCTCAACGCTTTTGCTTCAATCGGAAAGCAGACTTCGACCCGCTGATAGAGATTACGCTCCATCCAATCGGCACTGGACGCAAACACTTCTGGAGTCGCGTTGTTCTCAAAATAGTGAACACGGGTATGCTCAAGAAAGCGGCCAATAATAGAGCGTACACTGATATTTTCTGAAACCCCGGGAATACCGGGGCGCAAGCGGCAGACACCGCGAATAATCAGGTCAATTTTCACCCCAGCAGCAGAAGCACGGTAGAGCGCCTTAATCACCTCCTCATCGGTCAGTGAGTTCATTTTTGCAATAATCCGGCTCTGCTTACCCGCCAGTGCATTTTTCTCTTCACGTTCAATCTTTTCCAGAAGGGTCTTTTGTAGCGTAAAAGGTGCGTGAAGCAGTTTGTTCAACTTGGGTACCTTGCCAAGACTTGTTAACTGGTTAAAGACATTCACGACATCTTCCCCCACCTGTTTATTGGCACTAAATAGCCCATAATCGGTATAGACCCGCGCCGTGCCCGGGTGGTAGTTTCCAGTACCCAGGTGGGTGTAATAACGCAGTCGCTTCCCCTCACGGCGAATCACCAGCATCATTTTAGCGTGGGTTTTATAGCCCACCACGCCATATACCACATGTGCGCCGGCCTTCTGCAGGCGTGTCGCCAACGTAACATTCGCCTCCTCATCAAAGCGTGCCCGCAGCTCAACCACCACCGTCACCTCTTTACCCGCAAGCGCTGCCTTTACCAAGGCATCGGCAATTGTAGACTTTGCCCCCGTGCGATAAAGTGTCTGTTTAATCGCCAGCACTTGGGGGTCAACTGCCGCCTGACTCAACAGCTCAATCACCGGCAAAAATGAATCAAACGGCATATGCAGCAGCACATCACGCTTAGCGATCGTATTGAAAATATTATCTTTATTGCTGACCTGACTGGGAATACCCGGGGTAAATGGGGGGAAAGAGAGGTCAGGGCGGCTGATCAGGTCAAACACCTTTTGCAAGCGATTCAGATTAACCGGCCCATTGACCAGATAGATATCATCTTCGCTGAGTTGAAACTGCTCCTGTAGAAAGGTCACCATCTCCGGGGGGCAGTTATCGGCAATCTCGATTCGCACCTCATCACCGTATTGGCGCAAAGCCAGCTCACCTTCAATTGCCCGCTTCAGATCAAGCATCTCCTCTTCATCCACAAACAGGTCTGAGTTACGTGTTACCCGAAACTGGTAACTTCCCTGCACATTCATGCCATGAAACAGCTCATCCATGTAAGCGTGAATAACCGAAGAGAGAAACACAAAGTCGTGTTCACCACTTTCGGTCTCATCGGCAGGCAGTTGAATAACCCGTGGTACCGAACGAGGAGCCTGCAATACCGCCAGGCCACTATTGCGCCCAAAAGCATCCTTACCAGTAAGCGAGACAATAAAACAGAGGCTCTTGTTCACCACCTTGGGGAAGGGGTGAGCCGAATCGAGTCCCATCGGGCTCAACACCGGCTGCAGCTCCTCATGGAAGTAGCGCTTCAACCAACTCGCCTGGGAAGCATTCCATTCGGTACGGCGAATGAAGTTAATCTGCTGCTCTTTAAGTGCCGGAAGCAGCTCTTCATTCAGCACCCGGTACTGCTCATCAACAAACGCATGGCTGCGTATTGCCAACTCTGAGAGCACCTCGTTTGCCAACATATTATCCGGGCCACGACGCACCGAACGAGCCGCCTCTTTCTCTTTTAGGCCCGCCACCCGCACCTCAAAAAACTCATCCAGGTTGGTGCAGGAGATCGTTAAAAAACGTAATCGCTCTAACAACGGGATAGTGGAATCTTTTGCCTGGGCCAGCACCCGGCGATTAAACTCCAGCAGACTGAACTCCCGGTTAATATAGTATTCAGGATTTTTCAGATCAATTTCACTCATTACCACAACCTCCTAGACCGCCTCCTGCGCCACTAACTCCAGTGCTTCACACACCGCCATCCACTCTGTTTCGGTCTGTTCGCACTGCAACTTCAGGGCACTTTGCAGCAATAGCTGCTCTTTTAGTCGCTCTTTTTCGCCATCCTGATAAATTCCAGCATCCGCCAATTGGGCTTCAACCTCCCCAAGCGCAATACTCTGCTGCTCAAGCTGCTGCTCAAGTTTTTTGATTTTACGGTTCAGTGGTTGTAGTCGCTTACGCTGTTCTGCCTCCTGCTGACGACGTGCCTTTTTGCTTTGAGCCAGGCCTTCGTCCTCTCCCACGGGTGCAGCTTTGGCCCGCTCCTCACTGCGTTGCTGCTGCAACCAGCGGGCATAATCATCAAGATCACCATCAAACGGAACCACCTTACCGTGCGCCACCAACAGCAGCCGGTCACAGGCACTGCGTAACATATGACGATCATGAGACACCATCACCACCGCTCCCACATAATCCTGTATGGCAAGGCTTAAGGCGGTGCGCATCTCCAGATCCAGGTGGTTGGTTGGCTCATCCAGCAAAAGTAAATTGGGACGCTGGTAAACCAGCATCGCTAACACCAGACGCGCTTTTTCACCCCCCGAGAAGACGGCCACTAGGTCGTTAACACGATCACCCAGAAAACCGAAGCTACCCAGATAATCCCGCGCCTCCTGTTCACCCAACGGCTTACCGAGCTTTTTGGCAACTTGCTGGATATGCAACAGTGGGCTCTCTTCAGGGTGTAGTTGTTCCAATTGATGCTGGGCAAAATAGCCAATCCGCAAATCATTGGCAGGCTGAAACTCACCCGCCAACAGTGGCAACTCACCCGCCAGTAGTTTAATCAGTGTCGACTTACCTGCACCATTCGCCCCCAGCAAGCCAATGGTATCGCCATGATTAATGGTCAACCCCACATCACCGATTAACGGTGTTTCACCATAACCAACAGCCGCCGCTTCTAACGTCAGCAGAGGGTTTGGCAGCTTCTCTGGTGGGAAAAATTTAAACGTAAAAGGTGAGTCAACATGTGCTTGGGCAATCAACTCCATACGCTCAAGCGTCTTCAAGCGACTCTGCGCCTGCTTGGCCTTGGATGCCTTGGCGCGAAAACGGTCGACAAAGCTGCGCACATGGGCGATTTCGCGCTGCTGTCGCTCATAAGCGGATTGTTGTTGGGTCAGCT carries:
- a CDS encoding ATP-binding cassette domain-containing protein, encoding MLNFSNISLRRGPRLLFERVSFMIHPGQRVGVTGANGTGKSSLFAMVRGVLHADTGDFSMPSGWVVAHVAQETPTLTRAAIDAVMDGDHELREVQALLAAAEAADDGHQQALLHGRLDAIDGYTARSRAARLMQGLGFTVAQEENPVQSFSGGWRMRLNLAQALMARSDCLLLDEPTNHLDLDAVMWLQEWLTGYRGTLLLISHDRDFLDSVINHVAHLERQGVTFYNGNFSSFEQYRAEQLTQQQSAYERQQREIAHVRSFVDRFRAKASKAKQAQSRLKTLERMELIAQAHVDSPFTFKFFPPEKLPNPLLTLEAAAVGYGETPLIGDVGLTINHGDTIGLLGANGAGKSTLIKLLAGELPLLAGEFQPANDLRIGYFAQHQLEQLHPEESPLLHIQQVAKKLGKPLGEQEARDYLGSFGFLGDRVNDLVAVFSGGEKARLVLAMLVYQRPNLLLLDEPTNHLDLEMRTALSLAIQDYVGAVVMVSHDRHMLRSACDRLLLVAHGKVVPFDGDLDDYARWLQQQRSEERAKAAPVGEDEGLAQSKKARRQQEAEQRKRLQPLNRKIKKLEQQLEQQSIALGEVEAQLADAGIYQDGEKERLKEQLLLQSALKLQCEQTETEWMAVCEALELVAQEAV
- the ppk1 gene encoding polyphosphate kinase 1; protein product: MSEIDLKNPEYYINREFSLLEFNRRVLAQAKDSTIPLLERLRFLTISCTNLDEFFEVRVAGLKEKEAARSVRRGPDNMLANEVLSELAIRSHAFVDEQYRVLNEELLPALKEQQINFIRRTEWNASQASWLKRYFHEELQPVLSPMGLDSAHPFPKVVNKSLCFIVSLTGKDAFGRNSGLAVLQAPRSVPRVIQLPADETESGEHDFVFLSSVIHAYMDELFHGMNVQGSYQFRVTRNSDLFVDEEEMLDLKRAIEGELALRQYGDEVRIEIADNCPPEMVTFLQEQFQLSEDDIYLVNGPVNLNRLQKVFDLISRPDLSFPPFTPGIPSQVSNKDNIFNTIAKRDVLLHMPFDSFLPVIELLSQAAVDPQVLAIKQTLYRTGAKSTIADALVKAALAGKEVTVVVELRARFDEEANVTLATRLQKAGAHVVYGVVGYKTHAKMMLVIRREGKRLRYYTHLGTGNYHPGTARVYTDYGLFSANKQVGEDVVNVFNQLTSLGKVPKLNKLLHAPFTLQKTLLEKIEREEKNALAGKQSRIIAKMNSLTDEEVIKALYRASAAGVKIDLIIRGVCRLRPGIPGVSENISVRSIIGRFLEHTRVHYFENNATPEVFASSADWMERNLYQRVEVCFPIEAKALRERIIKDLNGYLKDNQQAWRLMRDASYEKVKPAKGESPFSIQQSLLEKKADVV
- a CDS encoding Ppx/GppA family phosphatase, with translation MIVARLHNGQLIVIDKLREMVRLAEGISCEGELRADVAQRAIDCLKRFGQRLHDFPSGSVRAVGTNTLRNASQAGDFILRAEEALGHPIDIITGVEEARLIYLGVSHGIAEDSSQRLVMDIGGGSTELIVGKAFAPRYMESLEMGCVSITQQFFPEGKINEKRINKALLAASLEVAPHKKVLKQLGWKQAIGASGTIRATRAVLLENGWSHEGIPIEGLRSLVEKLATFEQIDEISLPGLTAERAPVFLGGVLVLLATFEKLHIERMIVSDCALREGLLHDLQGRIEHEDTRAYSVTNMVDRYHIDQEQAKRVTQSALYIFKQLSESWSLDKANHPDWINWAAQLHEIGLDIAHKHYHLHGAYIIEHSDLAGFSQQEQRKLALLIRLHRRKFQPSLITKLPQRWQKSTAQMAIILRLAFILNRSRNSEPAADFTLKGKENSLHISFPKKWLEQHPLTQADLEQEALYLDKTGFTLEYQ